A window of the Vanessa cardui chromosome 12, ilVanCard2.1, whole genome shotgun sequence genome harbors these coding sequences:
- the LOC124534386 gene encoding myosin heavy chain, muscle isoform X24, protein MPKPQVQEGEDPDPTPYLFVSLEQKRIDQSKPYDGKKACWVPDEKEGFVQGEIKATKGDLVTVNLPGGETKDFKKDLVAQVNPPKYEKCEDMSNLTYLNDASVLYNLKQRYYHKLIYTYSGLFCVAINPYKRFPVYTFRCAKLYRGKRRSEVPPHIFAISDGAYVNMLTNHENQSMLITGESGAGKTENTKKVIAYFATVGAAQKKDPTQDKKGSLEDQVVQTNPVLEAFGNAKTVRNDNSSRFGKFIRIHFGPSGKLAGADIETYLLEKARVISQQALERSYHIFYQMMSGSVSGLKEMCLLSNDIYDYYIVSQGKTTIPNVDDGEECVLTDQAFDILGFTQEEKDNVYKITAAVMHMGCMKFKQRGREEQAEADGTEDGEKVAKLLGVDCQDLYKNLLKPRIKVGNEFVTQGRNKDQVTNSVGALCKGMFDRLFKWLVKKCNETLDTKQKRQHFIGVLDIAGFEIFDYNGFEQLCINFTNEKLQQFFNHHMFVLEQEEYKREGINWTFIDFGMDLLACIDLIEKPMGILSILEEESMFPKATDQTFVEKLNNNHLGKSAPYLKPKPPKPGCQAAHFAIGHYAGNVGYNITGWLEKNKDPLNDTVVDQFKKGANKLLVEIFADHPGQSGDAGAGGGGGKGGRGKKGGGFATVSSAYREQLNNLMTTLRSTQPHFVRCIIPNELKQAGLIDSHLVMHQLTCNGVLEGIRICRKGFPNRMVYPDFKLRYMILAPAAMSAEKDPKEAARKCLEAVQLDPESYRIGHTKVFFRAGVLGQMEELRDDRLSKIVSWLQAYIRGYLSRKDFKKLQEQRLALQVVQRNLRKYLQLRTWPWWKLWQRVKPLLNVTRVEDEMAKLEEKAQKAQEAFEKEEKLRKEVEALNSKLLEEKQALLASLEGEKGSLSETQERANKLAAQKADLEGQLRDTQDRLTQEEDARNQLFQAKKKLEQEISGLKKDVEDLELSIQKSEQDKATKDHQIRNLNDEIAHQDELINKLNKEKKLQGESNQKTSEELQAAEDKVNHLNKVKQKLEQTLDELEDSLEREKKLRGDVEKQRRKVEGDLKLTQEAVSDLERNKKELEQTIQRKDKEISSLTAKLEDEQSLVSKVQKQIKELQARIEELEEEVESERQARAKAEKQRADLARELEELGERLEEAGGATSAQIELNKKREAELSKLRRDLEEANIQHESTLANLRKKHNDAVAEMGEQLDQLNKLKAKAEHDRASCYNELNNTRAAIDQVAREKAAQEKIVKQLQHQLNEVQGKADESNRTLNDLDAAKKKLSIENSDLLRQLEEAESQVSQLSKIKVSLTTQLEDTKRLADEEARERATLLGKFRNLEHDLDNIREQVEEEAEGKADLQRQLSKANAEAQLWRSKYESEGVARSEELEEAKRKLQARLAEAEETIESLNQKVVALEKTKQRLSTEVEDLQLEVDRATAIANAAEKKQKAFDKIIGEWKLKVDDLAAELDASQKECRNYSTELFRLKGAYEEGQEQLEAVRRENKNLADEVKDLLDQIGEGGRNIHEIEKARKRLEAEKDELQAALEEAEAALEQEENKVLRAQLELSQVRQEIDRRIQEKEEEFENTRKNHQRALDSMQASLEAEAKGKAEALRMKKKLEADINELEIALDHANKANAEAQKNIKRYQAQIKDLQTALEEEQRARDDAREQLGISERRANALQNELEESRTLLEQADRARRQAEQELGDAHEQLNELSAQSASLSAAKRKLESELQTLHSDLDELLNEAKNSEEKAKKAMVDAARLADELRAEQEHAQTQEKLRKALEQQIKELQVRLDEAEANALKGGKKAIQKLEQRVRELENELDGEQRRHADAQKNLRKAERRIKELTFQAEEDRKNHERMQDLVDKLQQKIKTYKRQIEEAEEIAALNLAKFRKAQQELEEAEERADLAEQAISKFRGKGRAGSAARGVSPAPQRTRPAFDGFGTFPPRFDLAPENDF, encoded by the exons ACGTACTCGGGTCTCTTCTGTGTCGCCATCAACCCTTACAAGAGATTCCCCGTGTACACGTTCCGATGTGCCAAGCTTTACCGAGGCAAGCGTCGTTCGGAAGTGCCACCCCACATTTTCGCCATTTCCGACGGCGCCTACGTCAACATGTTGACCAACCACGAGAATCAATCTATGTTGATTAC CGGTGAGTCTGGTGCCGGAAAGACTGAGAACACGAAGAAGGTAATTGCCTACTTCGCCACCGTTGGTGCAGCGCAAAAGAAGGACCCCACCCAGGACAAGAAGGGATCCCTGGAAGACCAGGTCGTCCAAACTAACCCTGTGCTTGAAGCCTTCGGTAACGCCAAGACTGTGCGTAACGACAACTCTTCCCGTTTC GGTAAATTCATCCGTATTCACTTCGGCCCCTCTGGAAAACTGGCTGGTGCTGACATTGAGACCT ACCTGCTCGAGAAGGCTCGTGTAATTTCCCAGCAAGCCCTTGAGCGTTCCTACCACATCTTCTACCAGATGATGTCTGGTTCCGTAAGCGGTCTTAAAG AAATGTGTCTGCTGTCAAACGACATATATGATTATTACATCGTATCGCAAGGAAAAACTACAATCCCAAACGTAGATGATGGCGAGGAATGTGTTTTGACCGAT CAAGCCTTCGACATTCTTGGTTTCACCCAAGAAGAGAAGGACAATGTTTACAAGATCACCGCCGCTGTCATGCACATGGGTTGTATGAAGTTCAAGCAGAGGGGTCGTGAAGAACAGGCTGAGGCTGATGGTACTGAG GATGGTGAAAAGGTTGCCAAGCTCCTCGGTGTTGACTGCCAGGACTTGTACAAGAACTTGCTGAAGCCCCGCATCAAGGTCGGAAACGAGTTCGTGACCCAGGGTCGTAACAAGGACCAGGTCACCAACTCCGTCGGTGCCCTCTGTAAGGGAATGTTCGATCGTCTCTTCAAGTGGCTCGTCAAGAAGTGTAACGAAACCCTAGACACCAAGCAGAAGAGACAGCACTTCATCGGTGTACTGGATATTGCTGGTTTCGAAATCTTCGAC tacaacGGTTTCGAGCAACTCTGCATTAACTTCACAAACGAGAAGCTCCAGCAATTCTTTAACCATCACATGTTCGTACTCGAACAAGAGGAGTACAAGAGAGAGGGCATCAACTGGACTTTCATCGATTTCGGAATGGACTTGTTAGCTTGTATCGATTTGATCGAGAAG CCTATGGGTATCCTCTCAATTCTTGAGGAAGAGTCTATGTTCCCGAAAGCCACTGACCAGACATTCGTTGAGAAGTTGAACAACAACCACTTGGGTAAATCTGCTCCTTACCTGAAGCCCAAACCCCCCAAGCCTGGTTGCCAAGCCGCTCACTTCGCTATTGGTCACTACGCCGGTAAT GTCGGTTACAACATCACCGGATGGCTGGAAAAGAACAAGGACCCTCTTAACGACACTGTCGTTGACCAATTCAAGAAGGGTGCCAACAAACTGTTGGTTGAAATCTTCGCTGACCATCCTGGCCAGTCTGGTGATGCTGGTGCTGGTGGTGGCGGCGGCAAGG GAGGTCGCGGTAAGAAGGGAGGTGGTTTTGCTACTGTCTCCTCTGCCTACAGG GAACAACTTAACAACTTGATGACAACGCTGAGGTCTACTCAACCTCACTTCGTGCGTTGTATCATTCCCAATGAATTGAAACAGGCTG GTCTCATCGACTCTCACCTTGTGATGCACCAGCTCACCTGTAACGGTGTGCTTGAAGGCATCCGTATTTGCCGTAAAGGTTTCCCCAACAGGATGGTCTACCCTGACTTCAAGCTCCG ttacatGATTCTTGCACCCGCCGCTATGTCTGCTGAAAAAGATCCGAAAGAGGCAGCTAGGAAGTGTCTTGAAGCAGTTCAGCTAGACCCTGAAAGCTATCGTATAGGTCACACTAAG GTATTCTTCCGCGCTGGTGTTCTGGGTCAGATGGAAGAGTTGCGTGACGACAGGCTGTCTAAGATCGTATCTTGGCTCCAGGCCTACATCCGTGGTTACCTTTCCCGTAAGGACTTCAAGAAGTTGCAGGAACAGAG ATTGGCTCTCCAAGTTGTCCAACGCAACTTGCGCAAGTACTTGCAGCTCCGCACCTGGCCATGGTGGAAACTGTGGCAGAGGGTCAAGCCCCTCCTCAACGTCACCCGCGTCGAGGATGAGATGGCG AAACTCGAGGAGAAGGCTCAAAAGGCCCAGGAGGCTTTTGAGAAGGAAGAGAAACTCCGCAAGGAGGTCGAGGCCCTCAACTCTAAGCTGCTTGAGGAGAAGCAGGCCCTGCTTGCTTCCCTTGAGGGAGAGAAGGGCTCTCTCTCTGAAACCCAGGAGCGTGCCAACAAACTCGCAGCACAAAAGGCTGATCTCGAGGGTCAACTTAGG GACACACAAGACCGTCTCACCCAGGAGGAAGATGCCCGCAACCAGCTATTCCAAGCCAAGAAGAAGTTGGAGCAGGAAATCTCCGGCCTGAAGAAGGATGTAGAAGACCTCGAACTTAGCATCCAGAAGTCTGAGCAAGACAAGGCTACCAAAGACCACCAAATCCGCAACTTGAACGATGAAATCGCCCACCAGGACGAGCTCATCAACAAGCTTAACAAGGAAAAGAAACTTCAAGGAGAATCTAACCAGAAGACCTCCGAGGAGCTGCAAGCCGCCGAAGACAAGGTCAACCACCTCAACAAGGTCAAGCAGAAGCTCGAGCAGACCCTTGATGAGCTCGAAGACTCATTGGAGCGTGAAAAGAAACTGCGCGGTGATGTTGAGAAGCAGAGGAGGAAAGTTGAAGGCGACCTTAAACTTACCCAGGAAGCCGTCTCTGACCTCGAACGCAACAAAAAGGAACTCGAACAAACTATTCAGCGCAAGGACAAGGAAATCTCATCTCTCACCGCCAAGCTCGAAGACGAACAATCTTTGGTCAGCAAGGTCCAGAAACAGATCAAGGAACTGCAAGCCCGCATCGAGGAACTGGAAGAGGAAGTCGAATCCGAACGCCAGGCCCGTGCTAAGGCTGAGAAGCAGCGCGCTGATCTCGCTCGTGAACTCGAGGAGTTGGGTGAGCGTCTCGAGGAAGCCGGTGGTGCCACCTCTGCTCAAATTGAACTCAACAAGAAGCGTGAGGCTGAGCTCAGCAAGCTCCGTCGTGACTTGGAGGAAGCTAACATCCAGCACGAGTCCACCCTCGCCAACCTCCGCAAGAAGCACAACGATGCCGTTGCGGAAATGGGTGAGCAGCTCGACCAGCTCAACAAGCTTAAGGCTAA GGCTGAACATGATCGTGCATCTTGCTACAACGAGCTTAACAACACACGTGCAGCCATTGATCAAGTTGCAAGGGAAAAG GCTGCTCAAGAAAAGATCGTCAAGCAACTTCAACACCAGCTCAACGAGGTTCAAGGCAAGGCTGATGAATCCAACCGCACCCTCAATGACCTGGATGCCGCTAAGAAGAAGTTGTCGATTGAGAACTCCGACCTGCTCCGCCAGTTGGAGGAGGCTGAGTCCCAGGTGTCGCAGCTCTCCAAGATTAAGGTGTCGCTCACCACTCAGTTGGAGGACACCAAGAGGCTCGCTGACGAAGAGGCCAGG GAACGCGCTACTTTACTCGGCAAGTTCCGCAACCTCGAACACGACTTGGACAACATCCGCGAGCAAGTGGAAGAGGAAGCCGAAGGCAAGGCTGACCTACAACGTCAACTCTCCAAGGCTAACGCTGAAGCTCAACTCTGGCGCTCCAAGTACGAGTCCGAAGGTGTTGCTCGCTCCGAGGAACTCGAGGAAGCCAAGCGCAAACTTCAAGCCCGTCTTGCCGAAGCCGAAGAAACTATCGAGTCTCTCAACCAGAAGGTTGTTGCTCTCGAGAAGACCAAGCAACGTCTTTCCACCGAAGTCGAGGACTTGCAACTCGAGGTTGACCGTGCCACTGCCATCGCTAACGCTGCTGAGAAGAAACAGAAGGCGTTCGATAAGATCATTGGTGAATGGAAACTCAAGGTTGATGACCTTGCCGCTGAGCTTGATGCCAGCCAGAAGGAATGCCGTAACTACTCTACCGAATTATTCCGCCTTAAGGGTGCCTACGAGGAAGGTCAGGAACAACTCGAGGCCGTACGCCGTGAAAACAAGAACCTCGCTGATGAAGTCAAGGATCTCCTTGACCAGATTGGCGAAGGTGGTCGCAACATCCATGAAATTGAGAAGGCCAGGAAGCGCCTTGAAGCTGAAAAGGATGAACTCCAAGCTGCCCTCGAGGAAGCCGAAGCAGCTCTTGAGCAGGAAGAGAACAAGGTTCTGCGTGCTCAACTCGAGCTGTCTCAAGTCAGACAGGAGATCGACAGGAGGATCCAGGAGAAGGAAGAAGAATTCGAAAACACCCGCAAGAACCACCAACGTGCCTTGGACTCCATGCAAGCTTCCCTTGAAGCTGAAGCTAAGGGCAAGGCTGAGGCCCTGCGCATGAAGAAGAAGTTGGAGGCTGACATCAATGAACTCGAGATCGCTCTCGACCACGCCAACAAAGCTAACGCTGAAGCCCAGAAGAACATTAAACGTTACCAGGCACAGATCAAGGACCTCCAAACTGCCTTGGAAGAAGAACAGCGTGCTCGTGATGATGCCCGTGAACAGCTCGGAATCTCTGAGCGTCGTGCAAACGCCCTCCAAAATGAGCTCGAAGAATCTCGTACGCTCCTTGAACAGGCCGACCGTGCCCGCCGCCAAGCTGAACAAGAACTTGGTGATGCCCACGAACAGCTCAACGAACTCTCTGCTCAAAGCGCTTCCCTCTCTGCCGCTAAGAGGAAACTCGAGTCCGAGCTCCAGACCCTGCACTCTGACCTCGATGAACTCCTTAACGAGGCTAAGAACTCCGAGGAGAAGGCAAAGAAGGCTATGGTTGATGCTGCCAGGCTTGCCGATGAACTCCGTGCTGAGCAAGAACACGCCCAGACACAGGAGAAACTTCGCAAGGCACTTGAACAACAGATCAAGGAATTGCAAGTCAGGCTTGACGAAGCTGAAGCTAACGCGCTCAAGGGAGGCAAGAAGGCCATCCAGAAACTTGAACAAAGAGTCAGGGAGCTTGAAAACGAGCTCGACGGCGAACAGAGGAGGCACGCTGATGCACAGAAGAACCTGCGCAAGGCTGAGAGACGCATCAAGGAATTGACCTTCCAGGCTGAAGAAGACCGCAAGAACCACGAGCGTATGCAGGACCTGGTTGACAAACTGCAGCAGAAGATCAAGACCTACAAGAGGCAGATCGAAGAAGCCGAAGAGATCGCCGCCCTTAACTTGGCTAAGTTCCGTAAGGCACAGCAAGAATTGGAAGAAGCTGAAGAAAGGGCAGACCTTGCCGAGCAAGCTATCAGCAAATTCCGTGGCAAGGGACGCGCGGGATCAGCTGCGAGAGGAGTCAGTCCGgcg CCCCAACGTACGCGCCCCGCCTTCGACGGTTTCGGCACCTTCCCACCAAGGTTCGACCTGGCGCCCGAAAACGATTTCTAA